In Alkalihalobacterium alkalinitrilicum, a genomic segment contains:
- a CDS encoding acetylornithine transaminase has translation MSSIFPTYARWDVTVQKADGAILVDTNDKEYLDFTSGIGVCNLGHNHPTVKEKVIEQLDQVWHVSNLFHIPTQEQAAMMLTEHTCGDYVFFCNSGAEGNEGAIKLARKYTGKWKIISFKQSFHGRTFGSMSATGQDKIHEGYGPLLPSFEYATFNDIDSVKSLVDDQVAAVMIEVIQGEGGVHPADPVFMEALEQLCQENGILLIVDEVQTGIGRTGKAFAYEHYNISPDIIVSAKGLGNGFPIGAVIGKEKLKEAFGPGSHGSTYGGNPLATAAASAVMSEVFRPEFLKQVEENGHYFMKLLTEKLTSSFVKEIKGKGLMIGIECTGEVGPLLTQMREEGFLALSAGPNVIRLLPPLTVTKDQLEKAAAILADVL, from the coding sequence ATGGGACGTAACAGTGCAAAAAGCAGATGGAGCTATATTAGTTGATACGAATGACAAAGAATATTTAGACTTTACATCGGGAATTGGTGTTTGTAATTTAGGACACAATCACCCGACTGTAAAAGAAAAAGTTATAGAACAATTAGATCAAGTGTGGCATGTATCTAATTTATTTCATATACCGACACAAGAGCAAGCTGCGATGATGTTAACTGAACATACATGTGGTGATTATGTTTTCTTTTGTAATAGTGGTGCAGAGGGAAATGAAGGTGCGATAAAACTAGCACGAAAATATACAGGGAAATGGAAAATCATTTCTTTTAAACAATCATTTCACGGCAGAACGTTCGGTTCAATGTCTGCGACAGGTCAGGATAAAATTCATGAAGGCTATGGTCCATTACTACCTTCTTTTGAATATGCAACTTTTAATGATATCGACTCGGTTAAGAGTTTAGTAGATGATCAAGTGGCAGCTGTCATGATTGAAGTGATCCAAGGTGAAGGTGGCGTCCATCCTGCTGATCCAGTCTTTATGGAAGCACTTGAGCAGTTATGTCAAGAAAACGGGATCTTATTAATTGTGGACGAAGTGCAAACAGGTATTGGCCGAACAGGAAAGGCATTTGCTTATGAACATTACAACATTTCACCAGACATTATCGTATCTGCAAAAGGTTTAGGAAACGGATTTCCAATCGGTGCGGTTATCGGAAAAGAAAAGTTGAAAGAAGCCTTTGGTCCAGGAAGCCATGGCTCCACATATGGTGGAAACCCGTTAGCAACCGCTGCCGCTAGTGCTGTAATGTCAGAAGTTTTTCGGCCTGAATTTCTTAAGCAGGTAGAAGAAAACGGGCATTATTTTATGAAGTTATTAACGGAAAAACTAACTTCAAGCTTTGTTAAAGAAATCAAAGGAAAAGGTTTAATGATTGGAATTGAATGTACAGGTGAAGTAGGTCCATTATTAACGCAAATGAGAGAAGAAGGCTTCTTAGCCCTAAGTGCAGGCCCTAATGTTATTCGATTATTACCGCCATTAACGGTGACGAAAGATCAATTGGAAAAAGCGGCAGCAATACTAGCCGATGTTCTATAA
- a CDS encoding carbamoyl phosphate synthase small subunit, giving the protein MKGYLVLSTGETFEGEWVGQEVDVYGEVVFFTGMTGYQEVITDPSFKGQIVVFTYPLIGNYGVNDFDNESKHPQVSGVIMSECNPSGFHYESKQSFQDNCESSNIPMLTGIDTRAVVKRIRELGDMGAIITTDLSRVNFDQYEPIDQLNLVEEVSTKETVTYGEGSSHVVLIDFGYKKSIVDTLVKFDCKVTVVPYDTPFETIVTLKPDGILLSNGPGNPKQMAAQLNDIKKLAATYPTFGICLGHQLLALAFGADTEKLRFGHRGANQPVQDLLTKRVYMTSQNHSYVVKENSLQDTGLVARYKNINDGSVEGLIHTQLPVASVQFHPEAHPGPSDSEEIFSIFIKEMSSKRREKAYA; this is encoded by the coding sequence ATGAAAGGCTATTTAGTGCTCTCCACAGGAGAAACATTTGAAGGGGAATGGGTTGGCCAAGAAGTAGATGTGTACGGTGAGGTCGTTTTCTTTACAGGGATGACAGGATATCAAGAGGTAATAACAGACCCTTCTTTTAAAGGTCAAATCGTCGTATTTACGTATCCGTTGATCGGAAATTACGGCGTAAATGATTTTGATAATGAAAGTAAGCATCCACAAGTTTCAGGTGTAATTATGAGTGAATGCAACCCAAGTGGTTTTCACTACGAATCGAAACAATCTTTTCAAGATAATTGTGAAAGCTCAAATATTCCAATGTTAACGGGCATTGACACACGTGCGGTTGTGAAGCGTATTCGTGAACTAGGTGACATGGGTGCTATTATAACGACAGATTTAAGTCGAGTGAACTTTGACCAATATGAACCGATTGATCAGTTAAATTTAGTCGAAGAAGTTTCGACAAAAGAAACTGTTACTTACGGTGAAGGTAGTTCTCATGTCGTTCTCATCGATTTTGGTTATAAGAAATCGATTGTCGATACATTAGTGAAATTCGATTGTAAAGTTACAGTCGTTCCCTACGATACACCGTTTGAAACGATAGTAACGTTAAAGCCAGATGGCATTTTATTATCCAATGGCCCTGGTAATCCAAAACAGATGGCAGCTCAACTAAATGATATTAAAAAATTAGCAGCAACATATCCAACGTTCGGTATTTGTTTAGGTCATCAATTGCTAGCATTAGCGTTTGGAGCAGATACAGAAAAGCTTCGTTTTGGTCATCGTGGTGCAAACCAGCCTGTCCAAGATTTACTTACGAAAAGAGTGTATATGACCTCACAAAACCATAGTTATGTTGTAAAAGAAAATTCTTTACAAGATACGGGTCTAGTCGCTCGTTATAAAAATATTAATGATGGATCGGTTGAAGGTCTTATTCACACTCAATTACCAGTAGCATCCGTTCAATTTCATCCTGAAGCCCATCCTGGCCCGTCAGATAGTGAAGAGATTTTTTCAATTTTCATAAAAGAAATGAGCAGCAAGAGGAGAGAGAAAGCTTATGCCTAG